TTGATGAAGCATATATAGATTTAAGTGATTTTCATGAACCGATAAAGGTAATAGCCATAATACAAAGAAGAATATATAAACAATTAGGTATGCCTTCATCGGTAGGAGTATCTTTTAATAAATTTTTCGCGAAGATGGGTTCAAATTTGAAAAAACCTTTAGGATTTTCTATTATAAATAAAAAAAATTATAAGGATATCCTTTGGAATTTGGATATTGGTGAAATGCACGGTTGTGGGAAAGCATCTACAAAAAAACTTAAAAATATTGGAATTAATACTATTGGTGATGTTGCTGAAGCAAATGAAGTAATTCTACATAGTCTATTAGGTGTTCAAGGTTTAAGACTAAAGAATAGGGCTAATGGGGAAGGTAGTGATGAACTAAAATATACAGTTGATAGAAAAACAATTGGGAATTCGAAAACATTTACAAATGATTTAATAGATGAAGATGATATTTTAAGAGAAGTTAAGAAATTAAGTGAGAAAGTAAGTTCAAGAGTTCAATCACGTAATTATGTAGGAAACAATATTTCAATCATGGTAAGATTTAGTGATTTTAAAACCATTACTAGATCTAAAAAGATTCCAGAATTTATATCTGGTACAAATGAAATTTTTAATTATGCATGGGAGCTTTTACTGGAACACTATGATTTTTCACGTGGCGTTAGATTACTAGGGGTTTCACTAAATGATATTAAAAAGTCAAAAGAACTTAAGGTGCAACTAGATATTTTTGATAAAAAAGATTACAAAGAAGAAGAAAGACTAAGAAAGATTTCTAAAAAGTTAAAAGCTGAATTTGGCGACAATATAATAACTGACTTTGAAAATATAGGAAAAAAAGAGAAAACTGTTATTACTACGAGTTTTAGTAAAGATTTTCTCGATTAATAAAAAGGAGAAATGATGTTAGCAATTAATAGAAGATTAAAATTAGTAGCTGAATATGTTGAGAATAGAAGATTAGCAGATATTGGTAGTGATCATGCATATCTACCTATTTATTTAGCAAAAAATAATAAAATTGATTTTGCAGTAGCCGGAGAAATAGTTGAAGGACCGCATAAAGTATCAATAAAAAATGTTCAAGAAGAAAACCTTGTAGGGGTTATTGATTGTCGTAAAGCTGCAGGTCTAGATGCTATTGAATTAAGTGATAATATAGAAGTAATTACAATATGTGGTATGGGTGGTAAGCTAATTGCTGATATTTTAGAAAAAGGAAAGGACAAATTAGCAAATAAACCAAATCTACTATTACAACCTAATGTTGGTGAAAATTTCGTTAGAGAAAAATTACAAGAATTAGAATATGAAATAACTACAGAAAATATTATCGAAGAAGATGGTCATATTTATGAAATTATAGTAGCAAAACCAGGAGTTATGAATTTATCAGAAGATGAAATAAACTTTGGAAAATATTTGTTAGTAGAAAAGAATGAGCTATTTGTAAAAAAACAAAAATTAGAGCTGTCTAAAATTGAGTATATTTTAAATCAACTTGAAAAAGCAACAGAAGTTCAAGAAAATAAAGTGGAAGAATTTAAAAATAAATATAAAAAAATATTAGAAATTATTTCATAATAATTTATTTAAGAGGAGAGAAGGTATGTTACAGTCTTTACGTGATGAAAAAGAAGCTAAAATGTTATTGAATTTTAGTATGAAAATAGCTAAAAGCATGTTGGCGTATGGAGCTGAAGTATATAGGGTTGAAGATACTGTAAATAGAATTTATAGATCGTTTGACAATATAAAAGCTGCAAATATTCTAGTGACATATAACTTTGTAATTGTCTCTTTTGTTTATGATGATAATACTTATACTGCGATGAGAAGAGTTGTATTAGGGGATCGTGATTTAGAAAAAATTGCTCTATTAAATGATATCTCAAGAAGAATGGTAATGGGGGGGTGTACTCTAGATTATGCCTTCAAAAAAATGAAAGAAATAAAGGCTAGAAAAAGATATTCAAATACTTCTGTGATTATTGCTTTAACCTTATCAGGTCCCTTTTTTGCGATAATGTTTGGAGGAACGTTTAAGGATAGCTTATACGCATTCATTGTTATGGCGATTGAAGCTATGTTCTTGACTTTAACTGCGAAATATAAACTTACATCTTTTGTGAGTAATTTTTTAGGAGCATTTATAGCTACCATTATGGTAATGGTGTTAAACAAGTTTTTCTTAATATATAATCCTTTTAGTATTATTATTGCGGGATTAATGCCGCTTGTTCCTGGAGTGCAGGTTACGAATGCTGTACGTGATTTTATGGCTGGTGATTATTTATCAGGGATGATTGGAATACAGGCAGCAATCTTTGTATCAACAGCTATTGCACTTGGTGTAGTTATGGGATTGAAATTGGTGTAAGGAGAAATTTATGGAGAATAATGTTTTTATACAATTTATTGCAGGATTTGTAGTTAGTGTAGCATTTGCAATTTTCTTTAATGCGCCGAGAAAATCATTGTTTACTTGTGGACTGATTGGAGCTACCGGTTGGTTAATTCAAGTGGTAGTTAATTTGTTATTAGCAGACGTTGTTGTGAGTAGTTTTTTAGGTGCTGTTTGTGTTGGTATATTATCAACAAATGCATCTAAGCTTTTAAAGCTACCGGCTACTATATTTATTTATACAGGGATGGTGCCATTGGTGCCAGGATATGGTATGTATAATACAATGCAAAATATAGTAACAAAGAATTATGGTGTAGCTTCAAAAGTAGGGATGGAAACACTCCTTCAGGCTGGAGCAATAGCAATGGGGATACTACTAGCATCTGTATTTTCTTCTTCAATTCAGAGGGTAAAAATACAAAGAAAACGTTAAAAGTGATATAATGGTAGTAAGATTTTATATAAGGAGATTATTCATGGAATATATTTTATACTTTGCAGAAACTTGTCCAGATACTGCACCATTTAAAGAAAAACTAGCAGAATTAGGAATTACTTATAAAGAAGTAGAAGTTATGTCTTCATTAAAAAACTTTAAAGAGTTCTTATTTGTAAGAGACACATACACTCAGTTTGAAGGAATAAGAGGAAATATGAAAATTGGTATTCCTTGTTTAGTTATTAGTGAAAGTGAATGTATCTTAGAATTAAGCGAATTAACTAAGTTAAAATAATAAATGTTAGAAAAACTCCAAAATAGTATTTTTGCAGTAGTATTATATTAAAAAATTATAATTCTACTAGATGAATTACTAATTTGGAGTTTATTTTAGAATTTTTATTAATCCCTTGATTTTTACATTTAAATTTGATATAATTAAAAAATGCTAGGTGGGGAGTTAGCGGTGCCCTGTACTTGCAATCCGCTTTAGCAAGACCGAATACCGAGATGCGGGTAGAATAGGGAATGTCGAGTTTAACACGTAATGTTGAGACTAAGGCACCTTACGACGCAATACTTATGAACCATGTCAGGTCCGGAAGGAAGCAGCATTAAGTAAGTCTATTGTGGGTGTGAGTTTTTGTCGAGGTTGAGTTGGCGATTAGACTAACGGTTTTTTATCTATTCAAGTCTCGGTTGCATATAGTATAAATCGATGATATCTAAAAGTAAATTAGCTTTTGGATTTTTTTTGTGTGTGAAAAGAAAAAAATATATAAAGGAGAGGACATATGTATCAAGGGAAAAACTTTTCTGAAAGAGCAAGAATTTTTGTTAATTTATTACTACCAGTTTTAGTTTATCAAGTAATTTCATATTCGTCAGGAATGATTGGGACTTTTATGGCAGGACACTATAGTCCTACAGACTTAGCCGGTGTGAGTATGGGTGTTAATATTTGGAATCCAATTATGTATACTTTAAATGCGATCGTTTTAGCGTTAATTCCGATAGTTTCACAATTGATTGGAAAAAATAAAGAAGAAGAGATACCTACAGTAGTTAGACAATTTCTGTACATAGCTGTAATTATTAGTATTGTCTTAATTGTTGGGTTAAATACTTTAGCAACACCAATAGTAGACCGATTAGGTATGGATAGTAATATTGCAAAAATAACTAAGAAATATCTGTTTTATGAAAGTTTTGGAGTGCTATCAATCTTCTTGTATGTAGTTTTACGTTCGTTTATAGATAGTTTAGGATTGACAAGATTATCGATGATAATGATGATAGTGTCTGTACCTATAAATGTATTTTTCGCGTATAGTTTTATTTTTGGGAAGTTTGGTATGCCAGAGCTTGGTGGAGCTGGAAATGCAGTTGCTGTTTCAGTAACATATACAGTATTGTTTTTCATTGCATTATTTATAGTACTAACAAACCCTAAAATTAATAAGTATAAAATATTCGAAAAAGAAAAAGTTAGATTTGAAAAATGGGGAGAAATCTTTAAACTAGGAGTTCCAATAGCACTAGCTACAGCACTTGAGACGGTTGTTTTTTCAACGTTATCTTTAATGGTATCACGTTTTGATACGACGGTTATTGCTTCCCACCAAGCTGCGTTAAATTTCTCTGGATTTTTATATACTTTACCAGTTAGTGTTGCAAATGCTGCAACAATTATAATAGCATTTCATGTAGGAGCAAAAGACTATAAAATGGCAACAGAGTATACAAAACTAACGGTAATAATAGGAATGATATTCTCTAGTATAGCAGGCTTAATCGTACTATTATTTGATACGAAGATTCCATATTTATATACTAGTGATAGCGGAGTAATAACTTTAACAGCTGAGCTATTATTATTCGCAATTGGTTTTGCTATTTGTGATTCATTTGCATCAGCACTAGCAGGAGTGCTTCGTGGATACAAAAAAGTTGTACCGATTTGTGTGGTAATGTTTATCGGTTATTATCTAGTAGGTATTCCTACGGCATATTATTTTGTTTTTAAACAAGGTATTGGTATAGAAGGTTTATGGATAGGTTGGATAATAGGACTTGCAGTATATGCTTTAGGTGTCTTATTCTACTATCTATATATGAGAAAAGGAATTAAGAAAAAAATGAAATTAGCTAAATAATAAAAAGATTTTGTAGTAAATGCAAATACTACAAAATCTTTTTTATTTTACCTGTATAACCACTTGACTCTAATTTTAAAAAACTATATAATGTGATTATCAGAACTAGATAAGAAGGAGGAAAGAATTTGAACAAAGTATATCCAAAATGGTCTGAGTTACCAAATATTGATTTGTACTTAGATCAAGTACTATTATACGTTAATCGATTAGATAGCTCCTCAATTGTCGATGATGATAAAGGTTTAACTTCAGCGATGATAAATAATTATGTAAAAAATGGTCACTTAGATAAACCAGTTAAGAAAAAATATAATCGAAAACAATTAGCAAGGTTAATAGTAATTACATGTTTAAAAAATGTATTCTCAATACAAGAGATTAGTAAGACGATAAATAGCCTGACTTCTGAAGGGACTTCTGAAGAGATGTATGATAATTTTGTTATGTGTATGAATGGCGAGAAGAGACAGGGGCTAGCAGAAGTAATAGTGGCAGCCTGTGATACTGTGAGATTATATAAAAAAACGCATGATCTAGTAGAAAAGTTAAAATAAAATACTTGGAGGTAAATTATGGAGTGGAAAATTGTAGTTGATACTGCTTGCGATTTTAGAGAAATTCCTAATAAAGCTGAGAATGTTGCTTATGAGAGAGTGCCATTTTCATTACAAATAGAAGATAAAGTTTATGTAGATACGTTAGATTTAAATATTGACGAAATGATGAGGGAAATGTATGCTAGTTCAGAGCCGGCAAGATCAGCTTGTCCTAGTCCAGAGGCATATCTAGCTGCGTATAAAGGTGCTGATAATGTTATAGTTCTAACT
This is a stretch of genomic DNA from Gemella haemolysans. It encodes these proteins:
- a CDS encoding DNA polymerase IV codes for the protein MSKVIAHIDMNCFYASVEEKYNPELKGKPLAIAGEVKTRHGIIVTSNYEARKLGIKTTMRVGDARKIYPNIKILRPDMPKYQKESKMIFDLVREYTDKIEIVSVDEAYIDLSDFHEPIKVIAIIQRRIYKQLGMPSSVGVSFNKFFAKMGSNLKKPLGFSIINKKNYKDILWNLDIGEMHGCGKASTKKLKNIGINTIGDVAEANEVILHSLLGVQGLRLKNRANGEGSDELKYTVDRKTIGNSKTFTNDLIDEDDILREVKKLSEKVSSRVQSRNYVGNNISIMVRFSDFKTITRSKKIPEFISGTNEIFNYAWELLLEHYDFSRGVRLLGVSLNDIKKSKELKVQLDIFDKKDYKEEERLRKISKKLKAEFGDNIITDFENIGKKEKTVITTSFSKDFLD
- a CDS encoding tRNA (adenine(22)-N(1))-methyltransferase, with the translated sequence MLAINRRLKLVAEYVENRRLADIGSDHAYLPIYLAKNNKIDFAVAGEIVEGPHKVSIKNVQEENLVGVIDCRKAAGLDAIELSDNIEVITICGMGGKLIADILEKGKDKLANKPNLLLQPNVGENFVREKLQELEYEITTENIIEEDGHIYEIIVAKPGVMNLSEDEINFGKYLLVEKNELFVKKQKLELSKIEYILNQLEKATEVQENKVEEFKNKYKKILEIIS
- a CDS encoding threonine/serine ThrE exporter family protein; the encoded protein is MLQSLRDEKEAKMLLNFSMKIAKSMLAYGAEVYRVEDTVNRIYRSFDNIKAANILVTYNFVIVSFVYDDNTYTAMRRVVLGDRDLEKIALLNDISRRMVMGGCTLDYAFKKMKEIKARKRYSNTSVIIALTLSGPFFAIMFGGTFKDSLYAFIVMAIEAMFLTLTAKYKLTSFVSNFLGAFIATIMVMVLNKFFLIYNPFSIIIAGLMPLVPGVQVTNAVRDFMAGDYLSGMIGIQAAIFVSTAIALGVVMGLKLV
- a CDS encoding threonine/serine exporter family protein; translated protein: MENNVFIQFIAGFVVSVAFAIFFNAPRKSLFTCGLIGATGWLIQVVVNLLLADVVVSSFLGAVCVGILSTNASKLLKLPATIFIYTGMVPLVPGYGMYNTMQNIVTKNYGVASKVGMETLLQAGAIAMGILLASVFSSSIQRVKIQRKR
- a CDS encoding MATE family efflux transporter; amino-acid sequence: MYQGKNFSERARIFVNLLLPVLVYQVISYSSGMIGTFMAGHYSPTDLAGVSMGVNIWNPIMYTLNAIVLALIPIVSQLIGKNKEEEIPTVVRQFLYIAVIISIVLIVGLNTLATPIVDRLGMDSNIAKITKKYLFYESFGVLSIFLYVVLRSFIDSLGLTRLSMIMMIVSVPINVFFAYSFIFGKFGMPELGGAGNAVAVSVTYTVLFFIALFIVLTNPKINKYKIFEKEKVRFEKWGEIFKLGVPIALATALETVVFSTLSLMVSRFDTTVIASHQAALNFSGFLYTLPVSVANAATIIIAFHVGAKDYKMATEYTKLTVIIGMIFSSIAGLIVLLFDTKIPYLYTSDSGVITLTAELLLFAIGFAICDSFASALAGVLRGYKKVVPICVVMFIGYYLVGIPTAYYFVFKQGIGIEGLWIGWIIGLAVYALGVLFYYLYMRKGIKKKMKLAK
- a CDS encoding DUF1836 domain-containing protein, giving the protein MNKVYPKWSELPNIDLYLDQVLLYVNRLDSSSIVDDDKGLTSAMINNYVKNGHLDKPVKKKYNRKQLARLIVITCLKNVFSIQEISKTINSLTSEGTSEEMYDNFVMCMNGEKRQGLAEVIVAACDTVRLYKKTHDLVEKLK